A region from the Candidatus Parvarchaeota archaeon genome encodes:
- a CDS encoding metallopeptidase: protein MDVEPAPDVQELLEHIISVLQLGHINQFRIICMRSRNSKANAYARIWNLPDIWQKALGVSAYYIIEVLHEHFDHLPKEKKLKVLIHELMHIPKTFSGALMPHNHKGGAINDKTVGKIYLKYIDALSARQPSWQE from the coding sequence ATGGATGTTGAGCCGGCCCCTGATGTGCAAGAACTCCTTGAGCACATAATCTCTGTTCTGCAGCTGGGCCACATCAACCAATTCCGCATAATCTGCATGCGCTCAAGAAACTCAAAGGCCAATGCCTATGCCCGCATCTGGAACCTGCCCGATATCTGGCAAAAAGCCCTTGGCGTTAGCGCATACTACATAATTGAAGTTCTCCATGAGCATTTCGACCACCTTCCCAAAGAAAAAAAACTCAAAGTCCTCATACACGAGCTTATGCACATCCCCAAAACATTTTCCGGCGCCCTCATGCCGCACAACCACAAAGGCGGCGCCATCAACGACAAAACAGTCGGGAAAATCTACCTAAAGTATATTGACGCATTAAGTGCGCGCCAGCCAAGCTGGCAGGAATAA
- a CDS encoding helix-turn-helix domain-containing protein yields the protein MLPELSEIRKKRLQQNLSQSQLASRCFVSQSLIAKIESGKAIPSYSNAKQIFDYFESCQIKSQACALDLLSPDIVSLDPKESVPRAVKLLAARSISQAPVIKQGVQVGSFSEETVSNLVAAKTDSAKLHHLKVGDVMGQPFPQIPTKTPAFSVAALLASEKAVLVADKSGLKGIITKADLLKVVR from the coding sequence ATGCTGCCGGAACTCAGTGAAATCAGGAAAAAGCGCCTTCAGCAAAACCTGTCCCAGTCGCAGCTTGCGTCCAGATGTTTTGTTTCGCAATCATTAATTGCAAAGATAGAATCAGGCAAGGCCATCCCATCCTATTCCAATGCAAAACAAATATTTGATTACTTCGAATCCTGCCAGATAAAATCGCAGGCCTGCGCACTAGATTTGCTTTCCCCGGACATTGTAAGCCTTGATCCAAAAGAAAGCGTCCCAAGGGCAGTCAAGCTTCTTGCCGCCCGCAGCATATCCCAGGCACCTGTAATCAAACAAGGCGTCCAGGTGGGCAGCTTCAGCGAGGAAACAGTGTCAAATCTTGTTGCTGCTAAAACCGACTCTGCAAAACTCCATCATCTTAAAGTCGGCGATGTAATGGGCCAGCCGTTCCCGCAAATCCCAACCAAGACGCCTGCCTTCTCTGTGGCCGCGCTTCTTGCAAGTGAGAAAGCTGTGCTTGTGGCTGACAAATCAGGGCTCAAAGGCATAATCACAAAGGCTGACTTGCTCAAAGTTGTCAGGTAA